In Nostoc sphaeroides, the genomic window GCAGATCAGGTATTAGTCATTCAGCAGGGAGAAATTGTAGAGCAGGGTACTCACGCTGAACTCATCAATCAGCAAGGTGTATATGCCAACCTTTATGCTCTGCAATTGGGTGCAGCAGACACAACGGTTCTTCAAAACGAAAAGTAAAATATATATAGGACTAATTTATCAATTGCCAGCAAAAGTATGAAGCTACCTGACCTCGATTCACAAACCATCGATCGCATCATTGAAATGGCATGGGAAGATAGAACATCTTTTGATGCTATTGAGGCTCAATTTGGGCTGCTGGAGAAAGAGGTAATCGCCCTAATGAGGCGCGAAATGAAAGAATCTAGTTTCCAGATGTGGCGAGAGCGAGTCACCAAACGTGCTACAAAACATTTATCTAAGCGAGAATTTATTGCCGGACGCTTTAAATCGCACAATCAAAAAACGTAATACCAATTTGAAAAAAGAATGCGACAAATAGAC contains:
- a CDS encoding TIGR03643 family protein; the protein is MKLPDLDSQTIDRIIEMAWEDRTSFDAIEAQFGLLEKEVIALMRREMKESSFQMWRERVTKRATKHLSKREFIAGRFKSHNQKT